The following are encoded in a window of Mustela nigripes isolate SB6536 chromosome 3, MUSNIG.SB6536, whole genome shotgun sequence genomic DNA:
- the PPIL3 gene encoding peptidyl-prolyl cis-trans isomerase-like 3, which produces MSVTLHTDVGDIKIEVFCERTPKTCENFLALCASNYYNGCIFHRNIKGFMVQTGDPTGTGRGGNSIWGKKFEDEYSEYLKHNVRGVVSMANNGPNTNGSQFFITYGKQPHLDMKYTVFGKVIDGLETLDELEKLPVNEKTYRPLNDVHIKDITIHANPFAQ; this is translated from the exons atg tcAGTGACACTGCATACAGATGTAGGTGATATTAAAATAGAAGTTTTCTGTGAGAGGACACCCAAAACTTGTGAG aattttttggCTCTTTGTGCCAGTAATTACTACAATGGctgtatatttcatagaaataTCAAGGGTTTCATGGTTCAAACAGGAGATCCGACAG GTACCGGAAGAGGAGGTAACAGTATCTGGGGCAAGAAATTTGAGGATGAATATAGTGAATATCTTAAG CACAATGTTAGAGGTGTTGTATCTATGGCTAATAATGGCCCAAACACCAATGGATCTCAGTTCTTCATCACCTATGGCAAGCAGCCACATTTGGACATGAAATACACAGTATTTGGAAA GGTGATAGATGGTCTGGAGACTCTGGATGAACTGGAGAAGTTACCAGTAAATGAGAAGACCTATCGACCTCTTAACGATGTACACATTAAGGACATAACAATACATGCCAATCCATTTGCACAATAG